In one Anaerolineales bacterium genomic region, the following are encoded:
- a CDS encoding cobalamin-binding protein has protein sequence MAAPTQAPQPTNAPPTAEPSPTLEPTAEPVFPLTFTDGAGRSVTLKTAPARIVSLTPSNTEILFAVGAGGMVVGNTSYCDYPPEAAGLPAVGGFTGESISVETIVSLAPDLVLANDTQQEIVIAALGQAGIAVAALKGASFDDVYANIELVGKITGHAGEAAAVVEWMKARTTAVTEAVSAVPAAERLSVFWEVWDEPLMTAGPGTFAGQMIGLAGGVNIFAELSGDYPTVSAEEVVKRNPAVIMGPDYHGDKLTAELLGSRPGWGEIDAVVNNRVYLIDGNICSRPGPRLVDALEDVAEALYPELFH, from the coding sequence CCGACGGCCGAACCGTCTCCGACTCTCGAACCGACGGCCGAGCCCGTTTTTCCATTGACCTTCACCGACGGGGCGGGGCGCTCGGTTACCCTGAAAACCGCTCCCGCGCGGATCGTATCGCTGACCCCCTCCAACACCGAGATCCTCTTCGCGGTCGGCGCCGGCGGCATGGTCGTGGGAAACACTTCCTATTGCGACTACCCGCCCGAAGCCGCAGGGCTTCCGGCGGTGGGCGGTTTCACCGGCGAGTCGATCAGCGTGGAAACCATCGTATCGCTCGCTCCGGATCTGGTGTTGGCCAACGACACCCAGCAGGAAATCGTCATCGCCGCACTGGGGCAGGCGGGGATCGCCGTCGCCGCGCTCAAGGGCGCGTCCTTCGACGATGTCTACGCCAACATCGAGTTGGTCGGAAAAATCACCGGCCACGCCGGGGAAGCCGCCGCCGTGGTCGAGTGGATGAAGGCGCGCACAACGGCCGTGACCGAAGCCGTCTCCGCCGTCCCCGCCGCGGAGCGCCTGTCCGTGTTCTGGGAGGTCTGGGACGAGCCGCTGATGACCGCCGGGCCGGGCACCTTTGCCGGCCAAATGATCGGCCTGGCGGGCGGAGTCAACATCTTCGCTGAGTTGAGCGGGGATTATCCGACCGTCAGCGCCGAGGAAGTGGTCAAGCGCAATCCGGCGGTGATCATGGGGCCGGATTACCACGGCGATAAATTGACCGCCGAGCTCTTGGGATCCCGGCCCGGATGGGGGGAGATCGACGCGGTCGTCAACAACCGCGTGTACCTGATCGACGGGAACATCTGCTCGCGCCCGGGACCGCGCCTGGTGGACGCCTTGGAAGACGTCGCCGAAGCGTTGTACCCCGAGCTGTTCCATTGA
- a CDS encoding iron ABC transporter permease: protein MSSRRFAFLLLLLVLALAAVLVFSLGVGAVNIPPERVVDVLFHPQKPGLNPAEVAIVRDLRLARVLLAALVGAGLAAAGAAFQALFRNPLADPYVIGASSGAALGATLAITLGLTWNLAGFGPTPLMAFAGALLAVLTVYLIAGGGGKATVIGLLLAGAALSTVLSSAVSLLMLTREETLHEIFVWLMGGFSGRSWPHLWSGAPYLAAGIAALWLLARPLDALACGEETAQTVGLSLPRARGVVVAAASLATAAAVASGGIIGFVGLVSPHIARMLFGASHGRLIPASALTGALLTLLADDLARVLLAPMELPVGIVTSLLGGAFFLFLLKTRQQELRRGA from the coding sequence ATGAGTTCGCGCCGCTTTGCCTTCCTCTTGTTGTTGCTTGTCCTCGCCCTCGCCGCGGTGCTGGTGTTCAGCCTGGGCGTCGGCGCGGTGAATATTCCCCCGGAGCGGGTAGTCGATGTGCTCTTCCATCCGCAGAAGCCCGGTTTGAATCCCGCAGAGGTCGCCATCGTCCGCGATCTGCGCCTGGCGCGGGTCCTCCTGGCGGCGCTGGTCGGAGCCGGGCTGGCCGCGGCGGGCGCCGCCTTCCAAGCGCTGTTCCGCAACCCGCTGGCCGATCCGTACGTGATCGGCGCGTCGAGCGGCGCGGCCCTGGGGGCGACTCTAGCCATCACCCTCGGCTTGACGTGGAACCTGGCGGGCTTCGGTCCCACACCGCTCATGGCCTTCGCCGGTGCCCTGCTGGCGGTCCTGACCGTGTACCTGATCGCCGGCGGGGGCGGGAAAGCCACCGTGATCGGACTGCTCCTGGCGGGAGCGGCGTTGTCGACCGTGCTCTCCTCGGCCGTTTCGTTGCTGATGCTCACCCGCGAGGAGACTCTCCACGAGATCTTCGTCTGGCTGATGGGCGGTTTCAGCGGACGCAGTTGGCCTCACCTGTGGAGCGGCGCGCCCTACCTGGCGGCGGGGATCGCCGCCCTGTGGCTGTTGGCGCGTCCGCTGGATGCCCTTGCCTGCGGCGAGGAAACCGCCCAAACGGTCGGCCTCTCGCTGCCGCGCGCGCGCGGCGTGGTGGTCGCCGCCGCCAGTCTGGCGACCGCCGCCGCGGTGGCCTCCGGCGGGATCATCGGATTCGTCGGACTGGTCTCGCCGCACATCGCCCGGATGCTGTTCGGCGCCTCGCACGGGCGGCTGATCCCCGCCAGCGCGCTCACCGGCGCGCTGCTCACGCTTCTGGCCGATGACTTGGCGCGGGTGCTGCTCGCGCCGATGGAATTGCCGGTGGGCATCGTCACCTCGCTCCTCGGCGGCGCGTTCTTTCTCTTCCTGCTGAAGACGCGCCAGCAGGAACTGCGGAGGGGAGCATGA